The Fusobacterium pseudoperiodonticum DNA window GTAAAGGCAGCAAACGTAACACTAGTAGGTAAAGAACTTGTTGGTGGAGGATTAGTAACTGTTATGGTAAGAGGAGACGTTGGAGCAGTTAAAGCTGCAACAGATGCAGGAGCTGCAGCAGCTGATAGAGTTGGAGAATTAATATCTGTACATGTAATTCCAAGACCTCACTCAGAAGTTGAATTAATATTACCAAAAAGCAACAACTAAAATTTCATAAAGGGGTGACAGTAGTCACCCTTATTTTGAATACTCATTTGGAGTAGTAGATAGAATGGAGGATTAAAATGGATAAAGATTTACTATCAATCCAACAAGTAAGAGATTTAATAAAGTCTGCAAAAGTAGCACAAAAACTTTATTCAACTTTTACACAAGATCAAATAGATAGAGTGGTTTATGCAATAGTACAAGAAATGAAAAATCACTATGTAGACCTAGCTAAAAAAGCCAATGAAGAAACAGGCTTTGGAAAATGGGAAGATAAAGTAATTAAAAATAAATTCGCAAATGAATTTGTTTATGACTATATAAAAGATATGAAAACTGTAGGTATCTTAAGTGAAACAGATACTGTAACAGAAGTGGGAGTACCTATGGGAATTGTAGCAGCATTAACACCTTCTACAAACCCAACTTCAACAGCAATTTACAAGACTTTAATTTCATTGAAAGCTGGAAATGCTGTTATAGTAAGTCCACACCCAAATGCAAAAAATTGTGTTATCGACACAGTTAAATTAATGCAAAAAGCTGCAGTTGCTGCAGGAGCACCAGAAGGATTAATAGGAGTTATAGAAATCCCTACATTAGAAGGAACTAATGAATTAATGAGATCTAAAGATACTTCAATAATTCTTGCAACAGGTGGAGAAGCAATGGTAAGAGCTGCATATAGCTCAGGAAGACCAGCTATTGGAGTTGGACCAGGAAATGGACCAGCTTTCATAGAAAAATCAGCAAATGTTAAAGAAGCAGTAAGAAAAATAATCGAAAGTAAAACTTTTGATAATGGAGTAATCTGTGCTTCTGAACAATCAGTAATTGTTGAACCTAGCAACAAAGAAGCAGTAATGGATGAATTTAGAAGACAAGGAGGATTTTTCTTATCTAAAGAAGAAAGTGATAAACTTGGTAGATTTATTTTAAGACCAAATGGAACTATGAATCCTCAAATAGTTGGGAAAGATGCACAAACTTTAGCTAAATTAGCAGGATTAAATATACCTTCTAATGTTAAAGTATTGTTATCTGAACAAAATACAGTTTCTAAAACAAACCCATATTCAAGAGAAAAATTAACAACAATACTAGCATTCTATGTTGAAGAAAATGCAGAAAAAGCTTGTGAAAGAGCTTTAGAATTACTTGAAAACGAAGGAGAAGGACATACTCTTATAATCCACTCTGAAAATAAAGATATTATAAGAGAATTTGCTCTAAAAAAACCTGTTTCAAGAATGCTTGTTAATGTAGGAGGATCACTTGGAGGAGTTGGAGCAACAACTAACCTAGCACCAGCATTCACATTAGGATGTGGAGCAGTTGGAGGAAGTTCAACTTCAGATAACGTAAGTCCTATGAACTTAATAAACATCAGAAGAGTAGCTGTTGGAGTTAGAGAATTATCAGACTTCAAAAAAGGTAGTGACAATTCAAATTATTGCTCAGGAACAACAGTAAATTCTGAAGTAGAAGATATGATCAGAAGAATCATAGCAGAATACAGAAGATAAAACTTAAAAAATAGTTCGTTACTGAATAGATTAAAAAAAATTTTCTTTAAGAAATTATAAAAATTTCTAATTAAATATAAAGATTACTTGCCAGCCTATAATGTTTCTAGAGCTCCACAAAGGCTCTTTCAACATTATAGGACGTCGCAGTAATCTTATTTAAAAAATTATATAATAGTTTACTTCAAAGAAAATTTTAAAAAATAAAATTATAAGGTAACTCACTTATTTTTGTAAGTTTTTTACTAATAAAAGTAAGGTAAGATGGAGGAAGAGTAATGGTTCTATCAGAAGATATTTTAAAAATTAAATATAGAAAAGAAGCCTTCGATGTTTTTGAAATCGAAAAGGGAACTCTTTTAACACCATCAGCTAAACAGTTTTTAAATGAAAAAGGAATAAGATTAGTCATAAAAGGTGAAGAATCTCCTGTTTCAACTAAACAAAATGAATTTGGAGAAGAAACAGAAGAAAAAATCATCTATGAAAAGCCAAAATATGTTGGAAAAAATGGAGAATGCTATTTTGAAAAACCAGAATATATGACAGTGGTTGATGGAAATGTACTAATTTCTAAAAATAGTAAACTTATTAGTTTAAGAGGAAAGATAGATACATTTTTAGCTGAATTATTATTAAATGCAAAAGAAATAGAGCAATCTTCTAATAATAAACTTATAAAAGATATTGAAACTGTTATAAAATTCATACAAAATATAATAGTTGCAGAAAAATTAGATAAGATTTTAGAAAATCAAATTTTGTTAGACTCAAAAACAATAAAAGACATTAAAGAAATAATAGATAATCCAAAAGAATACTTTAAAAAGGGACATCTATTGGAAGTAACACTAAATAGTGATTTAACTATTCATAAGTTAAACAGGCTTAGATTTTTAGCAAGAGAATTAGAAATTCAAGCTATAGATTATTTTGTTGAAGATTACAAAGTAAATAGAAAAGATTTATTAGAGGCATTCAATGTTTTAAGTGATGTCATCTATATAATCATTCTAAAGTACGATAATGGAGATTATAGATAATGAATAATAACTTCGATGAAAAATATATAATAGAATTAGTAAAAAAAGAATTAAGTAAGTATTTAACTGAACAAGGAATAGAAATGAAAAAACAAATTTCTTTTCTTGGAGATGATAAAGACATAGAAGAAAAACTAAGCCAAAAATTTGAAATTTCTGAAAATGCAGGAACACTTGTTGTTTCTCAGTTAAGTCTAAAAAATTTGTACAATATATCTAATGCAATCTATGAAAATGATTATGAAGAAAAAATTATAAAATTCCTTCTAGAAAATAAAGAAATAATAATTATTAAAGAAGGAATAGAATACTCTAAATATGAAAATATTCCTGTTGCGGTTCTAAAAAGATATGAGGAATATATTGAAAAAATAAAAACTTATGGAATAAAAATAGAAAGTAAAGATTTCTATATTAACTCTTTAGAGAAAAAAGAAGAAGTATATAGCAAAAAATTGCTAGATTTAAATACTCTAAGAGAATTAGAAAGTAAAGGAATCAAAAGATTAGTAATAGAAAATTCAATAGTGACAAGTTCAGCACAAGAATATGCAAAAGACAAGAATATTGAGATTATAAAGAGGAGATAATATGCTTATAGGTGAAGTTATTGGAAATGTTTGGGCAACTAAGAAATATGATGGCTTAGATGGATTAAAATTTTTAATTGTAAAGACTGAAGATAATAAGAGAATGGTAGCATTTGATTCAGTGGGAGCAGGGATAGGAGAAAAAGTAATAATTTCTACTGGAAGTTCAGCAAGAAACGCACTTAATATGAAAGATATACCTGTTGACGCGGCTATCATTGGAATAATTGATGGAATGGATGAAGAATAATAAGGTGAGTGTATGGCAAAGAAATTTATAACTTTAAAAGATGTAGAACAACAAATTAGTAATGGAAAAATTTACTTAGATGAAAAAGCAATTTTAGCCTCTTCTTTACAAGACTACATAAGAGAACACAATATTGAAGTTGTATATGGAGGAGAAACTTGTAGTGTAAAACCATCAGTTGCAGACTGTGCTTGTTTAAAAGATGAAGTTGTTGCAACACCATCATCAAAAGAAGAAGATTTTGCAGAAGTAGCTAGATTAATTGTAAAAATTCTAAAAAATGATTATGGTATACAAGATGAAGCAAAAATAATGCAAGTTATAAAAATAATAAGAGAGGTACTTAAATAATGGGAATAAATGAGATTATTATCTATGTAATGGTATTTTTTATGGCAGTTGGTGCCATCGATAAATGTTTAGGAAATAAATTTGGTTATGGTGAAAAATTTGAAGAAGGAATTATGGCTATGGGAGCTTTAGCATTGTCTATGGTTGGAATAGTTTCTCTTGCACCAGTTTTAGCAAATATTTTAAAACCAATAGTTGGTCCAGTGTACTCAGCATTAGGAGCAGACCCAGCAATGTTTGCTACAACATTACTAGCAAATGACATGGGAGGATATCCTCTTGCAATGAGTCTTGCACAAGATCCAATGGTTGGAAAATTTGCAGGATTAATATTAGGTTCAATGATGGGAGCAACAGTAGTTTTCACAATACCAGTTGCTTTAGGAATTATAGAAAAAGAAGATAGACCATATTTAGCAAAAGGAGTTCTTGCAGGTATGGTTGCAATACCTTTTGGTTGTCTTGTTGGTGGATTAGTTGCAGGTTTCCCACTAGTGACTGTTTTAAAAAACTTAGTACCTATTATCATATTCGCAGTTTTAATTATAATTGGATTATGGTTAATACCTGAAAAAATGACAACAGGATTTACATATTTTGGGACAGGAGTTGTAGTAGTTATCACAATAGGACTTGCTGCAGCAATAATTGAAAACTTAACAGGAATTGTTGTAATTCATGGAATGGCACCTATTAGTGAAGGTATGGGAATTATTTGGTCAATAGCTATAGTTCTTGCAGGAGCTTTCCCACTAGTACATTTCATAACAAAAGTATTTAAAAAACCTTTAGAAAAAATTGGGGAAAAATTAGGAATGAATGAAATAGGAGCAGCAGGATTAGTTGCTTCACTAGCTAACAATATCCCAATGTTTGGTATGATGAAAGATATGGATCCTAACGGAAAAGTTATGAACGTTGCATTTGCAGTATGTGCTGCTTTCGTGTTTGGAGATCACTTAGGATTTACAGGTGGAGTAGATAAAGCTATGATAGCTCCAATGATAGCTGGAAAACTTGCTGGAGGAATCTTAGCAATAATAATAGCTAAAGTACTATTTACTACTAAGAAAGCAAAATAAGAGGTAGAAAATGAACAAAGAATTATTAGAAGAATTAATCAGAAAAGTAATACAAGAAGAATTAGGAAAAGCTGAACAACCAGAATCTGAATATAAGGAAATGGACAAAAGCGGTGTTGGAGTAGTTAAATTAAATAAAATGAGAAAAAGAGTGAAAATGGATACAGGAAATCCAAAAGATCAAGTTTCAACAACTGATTTATTCACTTTACAAGAAAGCCCTAGACTAGGAGCAGGTTTAATGGAAATGAAAGAAACTACATTCCCTTGGACATTGACTTATGATGAAATAGACTATATAATCGAAGGAAGACTAGAAATTCTAATAGATGGAAGAAAAGTAGTAGGAGAAGCAGGAGATGTTATCTTAATACCTAAAAACTCTAAAATAGAATTTAGTGCACCTAACTATGCAAAATTTATGTATTTTGTATACCCTGCAAACTGGTCTGAACTATAATATAAAAAGGTGTGATTATTTATGTCTATTGAAAATTCTTGTGTAAGATTAGATGAAGGAAGATGGAATCCTAAGAATAGAGAAGTTTTAGAAAAGCTAATAGAAAAGTATAGAAATACTAATAGCTATGCAGTTTTTGACTGGGATAATACCTCTATTCAAGGGGATACTCAACAAAATTTATTCATATATCAAATTGAGAATTTAAAGTACAAGTTAAATCCTGAAAAATTTAATGAAGTTATTAGAAAAAATGTACCTACTATAGATTTTGATGAAAGATTCAAGAATTCTGAAGGTGAAGTTTTAAATCTAACAAAATTAGCAAATGATATATATAAGAGCTATATCTTTCTTTATGAAAACTATATTTCTACTAAAAAAATATCTTTAGAAGAAATAAGGGAAACAGAAGAATTTAAAGATTTTAGAGCAAAGATGCATTATTTACATAATGCACTTCCAAGTAACTTTTCATCTAAAATTGCTTGTCTTTGGGAGTTTTACTTATTAAGTGGAATGACAAGAACTGAGGTAAAGAGTTTAGCAAAAGAATCAAATGATGCTAAACTTGGTGAGAGCTTAGGAGATGTCATTGTAGAATCAAGTAGAGTTTTAAGAGGAGAAGCAGGGATAGTTAGAGGAATCTATGATAATGGTTTGAGAGTTAGATCAGAAATGGCTAATCTTTACCATGAGCTTAAAAGAAATGGTATAGACGTATACGTGATTTCAGCTTCAATGCAAGAATTAATAGAAGTCTTTGCTACAGACAAGTCTTATGGATATAATTTAGATGAAGAAAAAATATATGCAATGAGATTAAAAATATCAGCAGATGATGTATTGATAGATGAATTTAATGAAGATTATGCTTTTACACAAAAGGAAGGAAAGTCTGAAACAATAGAAAGATTTATCAGAGATAAATATGAAGGTAAAGGGCCTATACTTGTTGGTGGAGATGCTCTTGGTGATGAAAGCATGTTGACAAAATTCAAAGATACAGAAGTTCTGTTGATAATGAAAAGAGAAGGTAAGTTGGATAATCTAGTAAATGATGAGAGAGCATTGATTCAACATAGAAATTTACAGACAGGTTTACTAGATCCAAAGAATTAGTAAAATTCAGGGGGAAAAATGAAAGAATTTAGACTACAACCTAAAATATTATTTGGAGAAGATTCCTTAGATTACTTAAAGACTTTAGAATATAAAAAAGTTATGATAGTGACTGATGAAGTTATGACACAGTTAAAATTAACTGATTTTATCACAAATAATCTGTCTTCATCAACTGAGGTAAAAATTTTCAATAAAGTTGAGCCTAATCCAAGTATGCAAACAATAGAAAATGGTTTAAAAGATTTCATTGACTTTGAACCACAATGTGTAATTGCATTAGGTGGAGGTTCTCCAATAGATGCTTGTAAGGCAATATTGTATTTTGCTTACGAGTTATATAAAAAATTAAAAGTAAATAAAAAAGTATTTTTTATTGCAGTTCCTACTACAAGTGGAACAGGTTCTGAAGTAACATCATACAGTGTTGTAACTAAGGGTGAACATAAGATAGCCTTAGCAGATGAAAAAATGTTACCAGATGTAGCACTGTTGAATACAGTATTTTTAAATGGACTGCCAGCAAAAGTTGTTGCAGATACAGGAATGGACGTTTTAACTCATTCTATTGAAGCTTATGTATCAACTAATGCTAACCCGTTTTCAAATTCATTTGCAATGAAGTCTATTAAGTTAATATTTGAAAATTTAGTTGCCCACTACAATGATAGAAAAATACAAGGACCTAAAGAAAATGTTCAATTTGCTTCTTGCTTAGCAGGAATAGCTTTTGATAATTCTTCACTTGGAATTAACCACAGTATTGCACATACAGTTGGAGCAAAATTCCATATAGCACATGGAAGAGCAAATGCTATTATTATGCCTTATGTAATTGAAGTTAATACAGAAGCAAATAGAAAATATTTTGAAATTTCAAGAGAGCTAGGATTACCTTCTGATACAATAGAAGAAGGAAAGTATTCTCTTCTAAGCTTTGTAAGAATTTTAAAAGAAAAATTAGCTGTTGAAAAATCTTTAAAAGATTATGGAGTTGATTTTGAAACATTTAAAAGAGAAATACCTAGTATGTTGGAAGATATTAAGAAGGATATTTGTACACAGTACAATCCAAATAAATTAACTGATGAAGAATATGTAAGATTACTTTTAAAAATTTATTTTGGAGAATAAATAAAATTAAAATAATTAAAAAGGATTAATTTCTATAAAGGAGATTAATCCTTTTTTTTGTTTGAAATAAAGCTTGCAAAATTATACAAAAAATAATAAAATCAAATAATTGCTAAAAAGTATTGGACATAATAGGGAGAGAGAAGATAAAAATGAAAAAAATAATTATTGTTGAAATAATCCTAGCATTGACAATATTTTATATTATAAAAAATATTCCAGGTTATAAAAATACAGAACTAATTCTAAGAAATAATACAAAAATAGAAAGACAAGAACCTTTTCATAATAGTGAAGAAGATTTATTTTTTTTAAGAGGAGAACAATATATAAATAAATATGTAAAAGAGCTTTCTAATATAAATGGAATTTGGATAGGAAATACATATTCTTATGATGAATTAAAAGTAAGAAGTTCATATTTTAATGAGTTAATAGCTGAAACAGGAGTAAAAAAGGAAAATTATGACAAGGGAACAGGATATTTTATTATAAAATCTGATAATGAATTTTATTCTTTGACTGAGCAAGAAGTTAAACAAAAATTGAATATTAATGATTTAAAATTAAGAAGTGTTGAAAGTTATATGAAAAAATATGGAGAAAAACCTATTTTCTCAGATTTTTATCAAAATTACCTAGTAACTATAAAAAGTGTAAAAGGAAATTTACCTTTCTATAAAGAAAATGTAGATGATAAAAATTTTGAAAAAAGAGAACTGAATTATACAATATTATTTAAAAATATTATTTTAGTTATTTTAATACTTAATTTTTGTTCATATCCATATTTATTGAAGAAAAATAAGTTGAAAATAGACTTAGAAAAATTGATGCCAATAATAGTATTTTTCTTTACAGATTCAATAGTTTTAGTTTTAAGTTTCTTTTTTACAAAGCCTTGGGATTATATAAATAGTAATTATATTCCTATTTATGTAGTATTTCATATAATTTTTAGAAATATCACAACAGCTTTATATTTTATAAAAATAGAGAAATTATTAAAAAACTTTAAGAATATTTCTGAAAATGATGTACTAAAAAAATTTGAAAGAAATGAAAAAATAATGGTAGAAGAAATTAAAAATTTTCTTATGATAAAAGTGGCTTTGTTATATCTGGCACCTTTAGTACTTACAGGAATATTATCGATTATAGGGACAGCATTGACAACAATTTTCTATTTTTTAATTTTCTTTATTTCATTATTATATTGTTTCTATTCATTTATAAAAATAGAAAATAATCCATTGAACTCAGTATTTTACATATCAGTATATTTACTGCAATATATTTTCTTTATTTTTATTATTTTACATTTTTAAATAAAATAAAGGCTTGTAAAATTAATCTACAAGCCTTTTTAGTTATAATTAGTTAGCTAAAGCTGAACCTTCATATAGTCCAAATTTCTTTAAGTCTTCTTCTACTGTAGTGATTCCAGCTATACCAAAGTTTTCAACTAAAACTTTTGCTACATTTGGAGATAAGAATCCTGGTAAAGTTGGTCCAACATGGATATTTTTAACTCCTAAGTATAATAGAGCTAGTAAAACGATTACAGCTTTTTGTTCATACCAAGCAATGTTAAATACTAATGGTAATTCATTGATATCATTTAATCCAAATACTTCTTTTAATTTAAGAGCTACTACTGCCCAAGAATAAGAGTCATTACATTGTCCTGCATCTAATACTCTTGGAATTCCATTTATATCTCCTAAGTTTAATTTATTGTATTTGAATTTAGCACAACCAGAAGTTAAAATGATTGTATCTTTTGGTAAGTTTTCAGCAAATTCTGTATAGTAATGTCTTTGTGACATTCTTCCATCACAACCACTCATTACAACAAATCTTTTAATTGCTCCTGATTTAATATTTTCTACAACTTTATCAGCTAAGCTTAAAACTTGATTATGAGCAAAACCAACTGTGATTTCTCCACTTTCAACTTCTACTGGTGGTTGACAAGTTTTTGCAAGTTCTATAATTTCAGAGAAATCTTTTGTTCCATCTGCATTAACTTTTATTCTCTTCCATCCTGGATATCCAGCAGCATTAGTTGTGAATACTCTATCTTTATATGTTGCATTCTTTACAGGTGGAACTATACAGTTAGTTGTGAATACGATAGGTCCATTAAAGTTTGTAAAGTCTTTTCTTTGATCCCACCAAGCATTTCCATAGTTTCCATAGAAATGAGAATATTTCTTTAATTCAGGATATCCATGTCCTGGTAACATTTCTGAGTGAGTATAAATATCTACTCCTGAATCTTTACTTTGTTCTAGTAATTGTTTTAAATCCCATAAATCATGTCCACTGATTAAGATTCCTGGTCTTTTTCCTGCTCCAATTTTAACTTTAGTGATTTCAGGAGTTCCTAAAACTGATGTATTAGCTTCATCTAGTAAAGCCATTACTTTTACTCCATATTCTCCAGTTTTCATTGTTAAAGCAACTAATTGTTCAGCAGTTAAGCTATCATCCATAGTTCCTAAAAGAGCTTCTTCAACAAAAGCAAATATTTCTTCACTAGTTTTTCCTAAGTTAAAAGCATGTTCTGCATAAGCAGCTAGTCCTTTTAATCCATACATAATTAATTCTCTTAAAGATCTAACATCTTCATTTTCTGTTCTTAAAACTCCAACTACTGATTGATTTTCAGAGAATTTTATTAAATCTTCATCTGATTCATAATACCAATTTACTAAATCAGCTCCATATTTTTCAGCTTCTTTCTTTTCTTCATCAGTTGCTAAGGCTTTTAATTCTTCTCTTAATTTTAATCCTGCTTTTATTTCATCTAATATAGCATCATCATCAAAGTTAGCATTTGTAATTGTTATAAAAAGTGAATTGATAAGATATCTATTTACCTTTCCTTCTAACAATTCCTTTGCTTTTCCATTTTTTCTAAAAACTGCACTATATGCTGCAACACCTTTTTCAGTGTGTAATAATAAATCTTGTAATCCTGATGTTTCTGCATCCTTTCCACAAACTCCTATAGATGTACATCCAGTTCCTTTAGCAGTTTCTTGACATTGGTAACAAAACATTTTATCCATTTTTTTTACTCCTCCTTAATTACTAAAATATAGTTTAATATTTCTTAACAATATGATAAGCTATATTTAATTTTATTTCGGTAACAAATGTTACCGAAATAAAAAAAAATTAAAGTTAATATAAAAGATATAAAAAATATGTTAAAATAACTTAATTTATTTTAAGAGTTAGGAGGAAAAAAAATGCACGACGGTTGTTCAGGAAAATTTGATGATGGTATGCAAGTATTAGCAAAATTAAGAATGATGGGATTCAGTAAACAAGATATGCCTTTTCCTATGACATTTACTTGTAAAGAATGTGGAGAAGAAATAACTATGACTACTTTTGAATATGAATGTCCTCATTGTAGTATGATATATGCAGTTACACCTTGTCATGCCTTTGATGTGGAAAATATTCTATCTGCAGGTAAGGCTAAAAAATAAAGAACATAAACGAAAAATAAAAAGGCTATTAATATAAACTTGACTTAGTTTATTTGCAATAGCCTTTTTTTAGTTGTATAATACTATATTATGAAAAACTAAGGGGGACATTATGAAATTTTCAAGTTATTTAAACACAGATTACATATTTCCTAATTTAGAAGCAAGTTCTAAGGAAGAAATAATTAGAAAAATTGTTAGTAAAGTTGCAGAAGATGATAGAGTAGTTGGAGAACAAAAAGATGAAATCATAAAAAATATTTTAAAAAGAGAAGAAGAAATTTCTACTTGTATAGGTGGAGGAATCTTCTTGCCACATACAAGAATGATAGATTTTTCAGACTTTATTATAGCAGTTGCAACTGTTAAAGATAAAATAATATCTGATATTGGTGGAACAAATCAAAAAGATGAGATAAAAGTTGTATTTTTGATAGTTTCAGATGTTTTAAAAAATAAAAATCTTTTGAAGGCTATGAGTGTGATTTCAAAGATAGGATTAAAACAACCTGAAGTAATAGAAAAAATTAAAAAATCAAATAGCCCTAAAGAAATATATGAACTTTTAGCAGCTAATGATATAGAGATAGAACATAAGATAGTAGCTGAAGATGTTTTAAGTCCAGAAATAAGACCAGCCAGAGAAAATGATACTTTGGAAGAAATAGCTAAGAGATTAATATTAGAACAAAAATCAGCCTTACCTGTGTTATCGGATAATAATGTTCTTTTAGGAGAAATTACAGAAAGAGAATTAATAGGTTTTGGTATGCCAGAACACTTATCACTTATGAGTGATTTGAACTTCTTGACAGTTGGAGAACCT harbors:
- the eutM gene encoding ethanolamine utilization microcompartment protein EutM; this translates as MSTLNALGMIETKGLVAAVEAADAMVKAANVTLVGKELVGGGLVTVMVRGDVGAVKAATDAGAAAADRVGELISVHVIPRPHSEVELILPKSNN
- a CDS encoding acetaldehyde dehydrogenase (acetylating) → MDKDLLSIQQVRDLIKSAKVAQKLYSTFTQDQIDRVVYAIVQEMKNHYVDLAKKANEETGFGKWEDKVIKNKFANEFVYDYIKDMKTVGILSETDTVTEVGVPMGIVAALTPSTNPTSTAIYKTLISLKAGNAVIVSPHPNAKNCVIDTVKLMQKAAVAAGAPEGLIGVIEIPTLEGTNELMRSKDTSIILATGGEAMVRAAYSSGRPAIGVGPGNGPAFIEKSANVKEAVRKIIESKTFDNGVICASEQSVIVEPSNKEAVMDEFRRQGGFFLSKEESDKLGRFILRPNGTMNPQIVGKDAQTLAKLAGLNIPSNVKVLLSEQNTVSKTNPYSREKLTTILAFYVEENAEKACERALELLENEGEGHTLIIHSENKDIIREFALKKPVSRMLVNVGGSLGGVGATTNLAPAFTLGCGAVGGSSTSDNVSPMNLINIRRVAVGVRELSDFKKGSDNSNYCSGTTVNSEVEDMIRRIIAEYRR
- a CDS encoding ethanolamine utilization protein gives rise to the protein MVLSEDILKIKYRKEAFDVFEIEKGTLLTPSAKQFLNEKGIRLVIKGEESPVSTKQNEFGEETEEKIIYEKPKYVGKNGECYFEKPEYMTVVDGNVLISKNSKLISLRGKIDTFLAELLLNAKEIEQSSNNKLIKDIETVIKFIQNIIVAEKLDKILENQILLDSKTIKDIKEIIDNPKEYFKKGHLLEVTLNSDLTIHKLNRLRFLARELEIQAIDYFVEDYKVNRKDLLEAFNVLSDVIYIIILKYDNGDYR
- a CDS encoding TIGR02536 family ethanolamine utilization protein, translated to MNNNFDEKYIIELVKKELSKYLTEQGIEMKKQISFLGDDKDIEEKLSQKFEISENAGTLVVSQLSLKNLYNISNAIYENDYEEKIIKFLLENKEIIIIKEGIEYSKYENIPVAVLKRYEEYIEKIKTYGIKIESKDFYINSLEKKEEVYSKKLLDLNTLRELESKGIKRLVIENSIVTSSAQEYAKDKNIEIIKRR
- a CDS encoding EutN/CcmL family microcompartment protein produces the protein MLIGEVIGNVWATKKYDGLDGLKFLIVKTEDNKRMVAFDSVGAGIGEKVIISTGSSARNALNMKDIPVDAAIIGIIDGMDEE
- the eutH gene encoding ethanolamine utilization protein EutH — encoded protein: MGINEIIIYVMVFFMAVGAIDKCLGNKFGYGEKFEEGIMAMGALALSMVGIVSLAPVLANILKPIVGPVYSALGADPAMFATTLLANDMGGYPLAMSLAQDPMVGKFAGLILGSMMGATVVFTIPVALGIIEKEDRPYLAKGVLAGMVAIPFGCLVGGLVAGFPLVTVLKNLVPIIIFAVLIIIGLWLIPEKMTTGFTYFGTGVVVVITIGLAAAIIENLTGIVVIHGMAPISEGMGIIWSIAIVLAGAFPLVHFITKVFKKPLEKIGEKLGMNEIGAAGLVASLANNIPMFGMMKDMDPNGKVMNVAFAVCAAFVFGDHLGFTGGVDKAMIAPMIAGKLAGGILAIIIAKVLFTTKKAK
- a CDS encoding cupin domain-containing protein, translating into MNKELLEELIRKVIQEELGKAEQPESEYKEMDKSGVGVVKLNKMRKRVKMDTGNPKDQVSTTDLFTLQESPRLGAGLMEMKETTFPWTLTYDEIDYIIEGRLEILIDGRKVVGEAGDVILIPKNSKIEFSAPNYAKFMYFVYPANWSEL
- a CDS encoding HAD family hydrolase; this encodes MSIENSCVRLDEGRWNPKNREVLEKLIEKYRNTNSYAVFDWDNTSIQGDTQQNLFIYQIENLKYKLNPEKFNEVIRKNVPTIDFDERFKNSEGEVLNLTKLANDIYKSYIFLYENYISTKKISLEEIRETEEFKDFRAKMHYLHNALPSNFSSKIACLWEFYLLSGMTRTEVKSLAKESNDAKLGESLGDVIVESSRVLRGEAGIVRGIYDNGLRVRSEMANLYHELKRNGIDVYVISASMQELIEVFATDKSYGYNLDEEKIYAMRLKISADDVLIDEFNEDYAFTQKEGKSETIERFIRDKYEGKGPILVGGDALGDESMLTKFKDTEVLLIMKREGKLDNLVNDERALIQHRNLQTGLLDPKN
- a CDS encoding 1-propanol dehydrogenase PduQ, producing the protein MKEFRLQPKILFGEDSLDYLKTLEYKKVMIVTDEVMTQLKLTDFITNNLSSSTEVKIFNKVEPNPSMQTIENGLKDFIDFEPQCVIALGGGSPIDACKAILYFAYELYKKLKVNKKVFFIAVPTTSGTGSEVTSYSVVTKGEHKIALADEKMLPDVALLNTVFLNGLPAKVVADTGMDVLTHSIEAYVSTNANPFSNSFAMKSIKLIFENLVAHYNDRKIQGPKENVQFASCLAGIAFDNSSLGINHSIAHTVGAKFHIAHGRANAIIMPYVIEVNTEANRKYFEISRELGLPSDTIEEGKYSLLSFVRILKEKLAVEKSLKDYGVDFETFKREIPSMLEDIKKDICTQYNPNKLTDEEYVRLLLKIYFGE
- the hcp gene encoding hydroxylamine reductase, with the translated sequence MDKMFCYQCQETAKGTGCTSIGVCGKDAETSGLQDLLLHTEKGVAAYSAVFRKNGKAKELLEGKVNRYLINSLFITITNANFDDDAILDEIKAGLKLREELKALATDEEKKEAEKYGADLVNWYYESDEDLIKFSENQSVVGVLRTENEDVRSLRELIMYGLKGLAAYAEHAFNLGKTSEEIFAFVEEALLGTMDDSLTAEQLVALTMKTGEYGVKVMALLDEANTSVLGTPEITKVKIGAGKRPGILISGHDLWDLKQLLEQSKDSGVDIYTHSEMLPGHGYPELKKYSHFYGNYGNAWWDQRKDFTNFNGPIVFTTNCIVPPVKNATYKDRVFTTNAAGYPGWKRIKVNADGTKDFSEIIELAKTCQPPVEVESGEITVGFAHNQVLSLADKVVENIKSGAIKRFVVMSGCDGRMSQRHYYTEFAENLPKDTIILTSGCAKFKYNKLNLGDINGIPRVLDAGQCNDSYSWAVVALKLKEVFGLNDINELPLVFNIAWYEQKAVIVLLALLYLGVKNIHVGPTLPGFLSPNVAKVLVENFGIAGITTVEEDLKKFGLYEGSALAN
- a CDS encoding PTS sugar transporter subunit IIA; this translates as MKFSSYLNTDYIFPNLEASSKEEIIRKIVSKVAEDDRVVGEQKDEIIKNILKREEEISTCIGGGIFLPHTRMIDFSDFIIAVATVKDKIISDIGGTNQKDEIKVVFLIVSDVLKNKNLLKAMSVISKIGLKQPEVIEKIKKSNSPKEIYELLAANDIEIEHKIVAEDVLSPEIRPARENDTLEEIAKRLILEQKSALPVLSDNNVLLGEITERELIGFGMPEHLSLMSDLNFLTVGEPFEEYLLNESTMTIKDIYRKDIKHLMIDKDTPIMEICFKMVYKGMHRLYVVNPKNNKYLGIINRSDIIKKVLHI